Proteins encoded in a region of the Candidatus Nanosynbacter sp. HMT-352 genome:
- the murB gene encoding UDP-N-acetylmuramate dehydrogenase: protein MDVMTNISLKQYTTMKLGGETRYMATADSASDVVSLYRNARKENLPIFVLGGGSNVITHDEVFEGIVLLNKIKGFEVISETDETTDVKIGAGEVWDEVVEKAIELGLQGVEAMSGIPGTAGAAPVQNVGAYGQEIADTLISLEAYDSKTDTIVTISADECDFSYRNSIFRDKEKGRYCILNITLRLNKAEPKPPYYASLQKYIDENDIREVNLSVIRVAVLNIRSEKLPDPAELPSAGSFFKNALVEKWKLEELQKEYSDIPNYAMSDGRYKIPTGWLIDKAGLRGYRSHGMRVYEKNALVLVNDSATGYDDLAAIREEIVQIVFDKFGIKIEQEPLELSQQ, encoded by the coding sequence ATGGATGTCATGACTAATATATCACTGAAACAATACACAACTATGAAATTGGGAGGTGAGACTCGTTATATGGCGACGGCGGATTCTGCTAGTGATGTTGTGTCGCTATATCGTAATGCTCGAAAGGAAAATTTGCCGATTTTTGTGCTGGGTGGTGGCAGCAATGTGATTACGCACGACGAGGTTTTTGAAGGAATCGTACTGTTGAATAAGATCAAAGGTTTTGAGGTTATCTCTGAAACAGACGAAACAACTGATGTAAAAATTGGTGCGGGCGAAGTCTGGGACGAGGTTGTTGAGAAGGCTATTGAGCTTGGACTTCAAGGAGTTGAGGCTATGTCGGGAATTCCTGGAACGGCTGGAGCTGCGCCGGTCCAGAACGTTGGGGCGTACGGTCAAGAAATTGCTGACACGTTGATTAGTCTGGAAGCTTACGATTCAAAAACCGACACAATTGTAACTATTTCCGCTGACGAATGTGATTTTTCTTATCGAAATAGCATTTTTCGCGACAAGGAAAAAGGGCGATATTGCATCCTGAATATTACTTTGCGACTAAATAAAGCAGAGCCGAAACCGCCATACTACGCTTCTTTGCAGAAATATATTGATGAAAATGATATTCGTGAAGTTAACTTGTCGGTGATTCGCGTGGCGGTTCTTAATATTCGTTCGGAAAAATTGCCAGACCCGGCGGAATTGCCAAGTGCAGGTTCTTTCTTCAAAAATGCATTGGTTGAAAAGTGGAAATTGGAAGAATTGCAAAAAGAATATAGCGACATTCCAAATTATGCAATGTCTGACGGAAGATATAAAATCCCGACAGGTTGGCTGATAGATAAGGCTGGCTTAAGGGGTTATCGCAGTCACGGCATGCGGGTTTATGAGAAGAACGCGTTGGTGCTTGTGAATGATTCGGCAACGGGATATGATGACTTGGCAGCGATTCGTGAGGAAATTGTGCAAATTGTCTTTGATAAGTTCGGTATAAAAATCGAGCAAGAGCCGCTAGAACTTTCTCAACAATAA
- a CDS encoding AAA family ATPase, with protein sequence MEIEPRFNYDSLRAQKARFSVRFGNAWHIVAIAVGIMMVLLGLWSLIEHGAIGWLLFGLSGPMIMVSIWWEKDLKTAEISKNPKTIDDVMAADVLGKLPRRPTPIDIAEAITGTRAGQFLAVRLGLTPNFLRNISVDDPDRTEQIWKAAIEIWQSTESPKITSAVLAAAIVKQLPQHDSLLANMKIDFHDIEEAIRWYERIKSLIDQYKEKPLNTGGIARDWSFGYTPLLSRFAQNISVSVSGGAFTTKLAAHEEALGQMLKTFSSGGRQNITLVGADGAGKSTVVSAFAEMLIDGHRGVPGSLMYQQVFMLDASSLISVASGRGELENLVTMILNEAFLSKNVILCLDNAQLFFEEGVGSVDLSNVLLPILEAGRLRTILTMDDQRFLQISQTKPQLAHALNTIAIQPSNEPETMKIMRDQLVLFEAQHKVTYMYQALAEAYRVGDRYVQDLVMPGKALKILEAAASYASGGLVTAQSVDDAIEKTLGIKISVASLSDEKEKLLNLESLIHQRMINQTRAVTVVSDAIRRARTGVRNQNRPIGAFLFLGPTGVGKTELSKALADVYFGGEGNMIRLDLNEFVRPDDVARLIADGARDPGSLTAQVQKRPFSVVLLDEIEKAHPQVLTTLLQLLDEGILRDENNREISFRDTIVIATSNAGADRIREYIERGYQLEQFEQTFINELINANLFRPEFLNRFDEIVLFRPLGKEELLQVVDLILAGVNKTLAPQKIQVAVEEEGKKLLVEAGYDPRLGARPMRRVVQRAVENTVAKQMLAGTVAPGSTTIITADQIRQILGSQSAQMSSGIQNPPLNS encoded by the coding sequence ATGGAAATAGAGCCGAGATTTAATTACGACAGTTTGCGGGCTCAGAAGGCGCGATTTTCTGTAAGGTTTGGCAATGCTTGGCATATCGTGGCGATAGCTGTTGGCATTATGATGGTGCTACTTGGTTTGTGGTCATTGATTGAACACGGGGCGATTGGCTGGCTATTATTTGGTCTGAGTGGTCCAATGATTATGGTGTCGATTTGGTGGGAAAAAGATCTTAAGACTGCGGAGATTAGTAAAAATCCTAAGACGATTGACGATGTGATGGCGGCGGACGTTTTGGGCAAATTGCCGCGCAGACCGACGCCGATTGATATTGCTGAGGCGATTACAGGCACGCGAGCTGGGCAATTTTTGGCAGTGCGGCTGGGTTTGACGCCGAATTTCTTGCGCAATATTTCCGTCGACGATCCGGATCGAACGGAGCAAATTTGGAAGGCGGCAATTGAAATTTGGCAGAGCACGGAAAGTCCGAAGATTACTAGCGCGGTTTTGGCGGCGGCGATAGTAAAGCAATTGCCACAGCACGATTCTTTGCTGGCAAATATGAAGATCGATTTTCATGACATCGAAGAGGCGATTCGGTGGTACGAGCGAATAAAGTCACTGATTGACCAATATAAAGAGAAGCCGCTAAATACTGGCGGAATTGCTAGGGATTGGTCTTTTGGCTATACGCCACTGTTGAGTCGATTTGCTCAGAATATTAGCGTCAGTGTATCTGGCGGCGCGTTTACAACTAAGTTGGCTGCGCACGAGGAGGCGCTGGGGCAGATGCTTAAAACGTTTAGTTCTGGCGGGCGGCAGAATATTACGCTGGTTGGGGCTGATGGTGCGGGAAAAAGTACTGTCGTGTCGGCGTTTGCGGAAATGCTGATTGACGGACATCGAGGCGTTCCTGGTTCGCTGATGTATCAGCAGGTTTTTATGTTGGACGCGTCGTCGTTGATTAGTGTGGCGTCGGGTCGCGGGGAATTGGAAAATCTAGTAACGATGATTTTGAACGAGGCTTTTCTGTCGAAAAACGTGATTTTATGTCTGGATAATGCGCAATTATTCTTCGAAGAAGGTGTTGGTTCGGTTGACCTAAGTAATGTGTTATTGCCAATTCTGGAGGCGGGTAGACTTAGGACGATTTTAACGATGGACGATCAGCGATTTTTGCAAATTTCTCAGACTAAGCCGCAGCTTGCTCATGCTTTGAATACAATTGCGATCCAACCGTCAAATGAACCTGAAACTATGAAAATTATGCGCGATCAATTGGTTTTATTTGAGGCGCAGCACAAAGTGACATATATGTATCAGGCGCTGGCGGAGGCATATCGTGTTGGTGATCGTTATGTTCAGGACTTAGTAATGCCAGGTAAGGCGTTGAAAATTTTGGAAGCGGCGGCAAGTTACGCGAGTGGTGGGCTAGTGACCGCGCAATCTGTGGATGACGCGATTGAAAAGACTCTTGGCATAAAAATTTCAGTAGCATCTTTGAGTGACGAAAAGGAGAAATTGTTAAACTTAGAGTCATTGATTCATCAGCGAATGATCAATCAAACGCGAGCCGTGACAGTTGTTTCTGACGCTATTCGCCGCGCGCGCACAGGTGTTAGAAATCAGAATCGACCGATTGGCGCATTCCTATTTCTTGGTCCGACTGGTGTTGGCAAAACAGAGCTTTCGAAAGCTTTGGCGGATGTTTATTTTGGCGGTGAAGGCAATATGATTCGCTTGGATTTGAACGAATTTGTCAGGCCGGATGACGTGGCTAGGTTAATTGCGGATGGCGCGCGAGATCCAGGGAGTTTGACTGCTCAAGTTCAGAAGCGACCGTTCTCTGTCGTGCTTTTGGATGAAATTGAAAAGGCTCATCCACAGGTCTTGACGACGCTTCTGCAGCTTTTGGACGAAGGAATACTTCGCGATGAAAATAACCGAGAAATTAGTTTTCGCGATACGATTGTAATTGCGACGTCAAATGCTGGCGCGGATAGAATTCGTGAATATATTGAGCGGGGTTATCAATTGGAGCAGTTCGAACAGACGTTTATCAACGAGTTGATTAATGCTAATTTATTCCGCCCAGAATTCTTGAATCGTTTTGATGAAATCGTTTTGTTCCGTCCGCTAGGAAAAGAGGAGTTGTTGCAGGTTGTTGATTTGATTTTGGCGGGAGTTAATAAGACCTTGGCGCCGCAAAAAATTCAAGTTGCGGTCGAGGAGGAAGGTAAGAAATTGTTGGTCGAGGCTGGCTATGATCCAAGATTGGGAGCTCGCCCGATGCGCCGCGTCGTCCAGCGAGCTGTCGAGAATACCGTCGCTAAGCAAATGCTAGCGGGAACTGTCGCGCCTGGCTCGACTACAATTATCACCGCTGATCAAATTCGCCAAATTTTAGGTTCACAATCTGCGCAAATGTCGTCGGGAATTCAGAATCCGCCATTGAATAGTTAG
- a CDS encoding Mur ligase family protein produces the protein MARQMISTIIGKSVKKVAKLRGGGSALPGLVIEKIDPKFIQRTLADLPQGVVIISGTNGKTTTTKIVVELLESVGLKVFTNRTGSNFSRGVAAALLDEVNIRGKLDADIAVLELDEAWAVKFVQIVRPRFSLLLNVMRDQLDRFGEIDNTAALLQKIAEATSDTVVLNRDDLRIFKISEHIQAKKVFFGTTSELLQLMPTDDTLKYGTAVANQSVAADVLLKKINAQQATFQIDNKEIDVDLQLTGVYNLLNAAAAVTLARQIAGPEITDTILSALENIKPAFGRGETIYLNGTPIELILVKNPSGFRLALLSFAKNNSATMIAVNDNYADGRDVSWFWDVDFSLLKNVAMISGARAYDMALRLQYDDIPIGKIDTNISKALEDFINTNPDEPKQIFCSYTAMTAIRRLLSEKTDVEEIS, from the coding sequence ATGGCAAGACAGATGATTAGTACTATTATTGGCAAAAGCGTCAAGAAAGTCGCTAAATTACGCGGCGGCGGTTCGGCCTTGCCGGGTTTAGTGATTGAAAAAATTGACCCAAAATTTATTCAAAGAACATTGGCAGATTTACCGCAAGGCGTGGTGATTATCAGCGGAACGAATGGGAAAACGACGACGACAAAAATCGTCGTAGAGTTGCTGGAATCAGTTGGACTGAAAGTCTTCACCAATCGTACTGGTAGCAATTTTTCCCGAGGTGTGGCAGCAGCGCTACTTGATGAGGTCAATATCCGCGGCAAGCTGGACGCCGACATTGCAGTTCTGGAACTGGACGAGGCTTGGGCAGTTAAATTCGTACAAATTGTTCGCCCGCGCTTTTCCCTGCTTCTGAATGTTATGCGCGATCAATTAGACAGATTTGGAGAAATCGACAATACAGCCGCATTGCTTCAAAAAATAGCTGAAGCCACCAGCGACACTGTCGTTCTCAACCGCGACGATCTACGGATTTTTAAGATTAGCGAACATATTCAGGCTAAAAAAGTTTTCTTCGGCACAACTAGCGAATTACTTCAATTGATGCCAACGGACGACACTCTAAAATACGGAACCGCAGTCGCAAATCAAAGCGTAGCGGCTGATGTTTTATTGAAAAAGATTAACGCTCAACAGGCAACTTTTCAAATTGACAATAAAGAAATTGACGTAGATCTGCAACTCACTGGAGTTTACAATCTTCTCAATGCGGCGGCAGCGGTTACTCTGGCTCGACAAATCGCGGGACCGGAAATTACCGATACGATTTTATCTGCGCTGGAAAACATAAAGCCAGCGTTTGGTCGTGGCGAAACGATTTACCTGAATGGCACGCCAATTGAGCTTATTTTAGTGAAAAATCCAAGTGGCTTTCGGTTAGCACTTCTGTCGTTCGCCAAAAATAATAGTGCTACGATGATCGCCGTTAATGACAATTACGCCGACGGACGAGATGTAAGTTGGTTCTGGGACGTCGATTTTTCACTATTGAAAAACGTAGCAATGATCAGCGGCGCGCGCGCTTACGATATGGCTTTACGGCTTCAATATGACGACATTCCAATTGGAAAAATTGATACCAATATTTCGAAGGCCTTGGAAGATTTCATTAATACTAATCCCGACGAGCCAAAACAGATTTTTTGTAGCTACACAGCCATGACGGCAATTCGTCGCCTGCTGAGCGAAAAAACCGACGTGGAGGAAATATCATAA
- a CDS encoding type 1 glutamine amidotransferase gives MKITIAQLYPRDMNLYGDWGNTLVLKKRLERRGFEVEIIDHNPGDSTDFSKIDIFVGGGGQDSGQTIIQNDLLARADELRQLAKDGVPMLMICGMYQLFGRFFRTLKGEEIVGANILPIETIAGDERMIGNIVIRSQEFGDIVGYENHSGQTFLDKTAKPLGQVIKGAGNNMTDANEGVRYNNIIATYLHGPILPKNPQIADFLIGEALERRGVSADSGLEKIDDTLANKAREVALKLSR, from the coding sequence ATGAAAATAACAATTGCGCAACTTTATCCGCGAGATATGAATCTTTATGGCGACTGGGGCAACACGCTAGTCCTGAAAAAACGCCTAGAGCGACGCGGCTTTGAAGTAGAAATCATCGATCACAATCCAGGCGATTCAACGGATTTTTCTAAAATTGATATTTTTGTTGGCGGCGGCGGACAAGATTCTGGGCAGACGATTATTCAAAATGATCTTCTGGCGCGAGCTGATGAACTGCGACAATTAGCAAAAGACGGCGTGCCGATGTTGATGATTTGCGGAATGTACCAATTATTTGGTCGGTTTTTCCGAACACTCAAGGGCGAGGAAATTGTTGGCGCTAACATTCTGCCAATTGAAACAATTGCTGGCGACGAGCGGATGATTGGCAACATTGTCATTAGAAGCCAGGAATTTGGCGATATTGTTGGCTATGAAAATCACAGCGGACAAACTTTCTTAGATAAGACCGCCAAACCTCTTGGGCAAGTTATTAAAGGCGCCGGCAATAATATGACCGACGCAAATGAAGGTGTTCGCTATAACAACATCATTGCCACCTATCTCCACGGTCCGATTCTACCTAAAAACCCGCAGATTGCAGATTTTCTTATTGGCGAAGCACTAGAGCGACGCGGCGTAAGCGCAGATTCGGGGCTGGAAAAAATTGACGATACTTTAGCGAATAAAGCGAGAGAGGTAGCGTTAAAATTATCCAGATAA
- a CDS encoding glycosyltransferase family 39 protein yields MKKIRIYLKKLYAFLHKMPGWIWLIPILILAINVRLTYLTKADVWHDEGYTAAIIQQPIREIITITTTDVHPPLYYVIMHVWQSIFGNSVASLRGFSVTCGVMTIALLFLLLQKLFSKRIAVFGSFLAALGPFLIRYSDEARMYALAALLAVAMTYAFVVAVEHKNKKFWWALYGILVALGLYTQYFLALMLPAHFAYIWLKLGRNRTAIKNIFKDKNVWLAAGTCFLLFLPWLPVMISQISRVSGGFWIPEVTKFTIPTTLSMFLTYDDRIVRYFGLLLPPIIIVISFILAKKCPKYQAAIWILTIWSLLPMIIIYILSQGRPVYLDRYFTYSAPAFYGLIAVFIGLIFSNKKWWSIGISIVLTLFIGHYMWHIGGKNIAESSWNNTSTAMNHINKNIQSSDAIISGEIYTYFHTSYYNRTNKEIILLKPKEELGWVGEWGLIKKLNTPEISSLELVKAPRIWLILREKTYDEYKKQVPPYWQLKQEFHDGDLIIGLYENKK; encoded by the coding sequence ATGAAAAAAATCCGTATATATCTTAAAAAGCTATATGCATTTCTTCATAAAATGCCCGGTTGGATTTGGCTAATTCCAATCTTAATCTTAGCCATCAACGTTCGACTTACCTATTTAACAAAAGCCGATGTTTGGCACGATGAAGGATATACGGCGGCCATCATTCAGCAGCCAATCAGAGAAATTATCACCATCACAACCACAGATGTTCACCCGCCGCTTTATTACGTTATTATGCACGTTTGGCAATCGATTTTCGGCAATTCCGTAGCCTCACTCAGAGGATTTAGCGTTACGTGCGGAGTTATGACGATTGCCCTATTGTTTCTACTACTCCAAAAACTTTTCTCTAAAAGAATTGCCGTATTCGGAAGTTTTTTAGCAGCGCTAGGACCATTCTTAATTCGCTATAGCGACGAAGCTCGAATGTATGCGCTGGCGGCACTTTTGGCTGTAGCAATGACATACGCATTTGTCGTGGCGGTCGAGCACAAAAATAAGAAGTTCTGGTGGGCGCTATATGGAATTTTAGTAGCACTCGGTCTTTATACGCAATATTTTCTAGCATTAATGCTACCCGCTCATTTCGCATATATTTGGCTGAAACTTGGCAGAAATCGCACTGCCATAAAAAATATATTTAAGGACAAAAACGTTTGGCTTGCCGCAGGAACATGCTTTTTACTATTCCTTCCCTGGCTACCAGTTATGATTTCCCAAATAAGCCGAGTAAGTGGCGGCTTCTGGATCCCCGAAGTCACTAAATTTACCATCCCAACAACACTATCAATGTTCTTAACTTATGACGACAGAATTGTCCGCTATTTTGGGTTGCTGCTGCCGCCAATTATAATCGTAATTTCATTCATCCTAGCCAAAAAATGCCCAAAATACCAAGCAGCAATTTGGATTTTAACAATCTGGTCGCTACTACCAATGATTATTATTTACATACTCAGCCAGGGTCGACCAGTTTATTTAGATCGATACTTCACTTATTCAGCGCCAGCGTTTTACGGCTTGATTGCAGTATTCATCGGGCTTATTTTTTCTAATAAAAAATGGTGGTCTATTGGAATATCTATTGTCCTGACATTATTTATCGGTCATTATATGTGGCATATCGGCGGTAAAAATATCGCAGAGTCGTCCTGGAATAATACCAGCACAGCCATGAATCATATAAATAAAAATATCCAGAGTAGTGATGCTATTATTTCTGGCGAGATCTACACTTATTTTCACACTTCCTATTACAACCGCACAAATAAAGAAATTATACTCCTGAAGCCGAAAGAAGAGCTAGGCTGGGTTGGCGAATGGGGATTAATTAAAAAATTGAATACTCCAGAAATTAGTTCTTTAGAATTAGTAAAAGCACCAAGAATCTGGCTTATTCTTCGCGAAAAAACATATGACGAATATAAAAAACAAGTTCCGCCCTACTGGCAATTAAAGCAAGAATTCCATGATGGCGACTTGATTATTGGATTATACGAAAACAAAAAATAA
- a CDS encoding NUDIX hydrolase, which yields MNYTKPYIPPTLTVDAVIFQVNNNTLEVLLLKRPNEPFKGEWALPGGYNAKGETTTDALERVVFQKTGVKIKDDLRYIEQLYTFDTINRDPRGHAVSVTYMGCGRNITYNEDLEVAFFDVNKIPKLAYDHANIIKYAKERLIAKMTYTNSAFAFLDRRFTLTQLQTVYEIVFGREFDKRNFRKKFLSLNLIHETNELWRDGAHRPAKLYEFNSSKLENLDRSLD from the coding sequence ATGAATTACACAAAACCGTATATACCTCCAACACTAACCGTGGATGCAGTAATTTTTCAAGTAAACAACAATACCCTGGAAGTGCTATTATTAAAACGACCGAATGAACCTTTTAAAGGAGAATGGGCCCTACCTGGAGGGTATAACGCCAAGGGAGAGACAACTACAGATGCGCTCGAACGTGTAGTTTTCCAAAAGACAGGCGTAAAAATCAAAGACGATCTACGATACATTGAACAGCTTTACACTTTCGATACGATTAATCGTGATCCGCGAGGACATGCAGTATCTGTAACCTACATGGGTTGTGGACGCAATATTACATACAATGAAGATTTAGAGGTAGCATTTTTTGATGTAAATAAAATACCAAAGCTAGCATACGACCACGCCAACATCATTAAATACGCTAAAGAACGCCTAATTGCCAAAATGACATATACCAATTCGGCATTTGCTTTTCTGGATCGAAGATTTACCTTAACGCAACTGCAAACAGTTTACGAGATAGTTTTTGGTCGTGAATTTGACAAGCGTAATTTTCGAAAAAAATTCCTCAGCTTAAACTTAATTCATGAAACTAATGAGTTGTGGCGAGACGGCGCACATCGTCCAGCAAAATTATACGAGTTCAATTCAAGCAAGCTCGAGAATTTAGATCGTAGTTTAGACTAA
- a CDS encoding isochorismatase family protein, with protein sequence MEKPNYIFVGVDPQNDFIDGSLAVAEAEQIIEPVNSIADEIRKHDGTVVFTRDWHPEKTPHFDKWPVHCVANTRGAEFHKDLNIQPDDIIINKGTGQTDGYSGWEGRSDKGETLESIIEPKTPHEKVKVFLGGLATDFCVKSTARDIAEHFKDDRRVTTYLLIDAIRAVGLTPTAEEEALSAMKEAGILAISTEEAKKMIQETI encoded by the coding sequence ATGGAAAAGCCTAACTATATATTTGTCGGGGTCGACCCACAGAATGATTTTATCGATGGAAGTCTTGCTGTTGCCGAAGCAGAGCAAATCATCGAACCCGTCAACTCCATTGCCGACGAGATACGAAAACACGACGGCACGGTTGTATTCACCCGAGACTGGCACCCCGAAAAAACACCACATTTTGACAAATGGCCAGTTCACTGCGTAGCTAACACTAGAGGAGCTGAATTTCACAAGGACCTAAATATCCAGCCCGATGACATCATCATCAATAAAGGCACCGGCCAGACAGACGGATATTCTGGGTGGGAAGGTAGAAGCGACAAGGGCGAAACACTAGAATCTATCATAGAGCCAAAAACACCCCATGAAAAAGTTAAAGTATTTCTCGGCGGATTAGCAACAGATTTTTGTGTAAAATCTACCGCCCGAGATATCGCCGAACATTTCAAAGATGACAGACGTGTTACTACATACCTACTTATAGATGCCATCCGCGCTGTAGGATTAACTCCAACAGCCGAAGAAGAAGCATTGTCCGCAATGAAGGAGGCTGGAATATTAGCAATATCAACCGAAGAAGCAAAGAAGATGATTCAGGAGACAATTTAA
- the pncB gene encoding nicotinate phosphoribosyltransferase, which yields MEKGSKISQGLDYYKITMGMNEFLKHPEVEVTFTLKNRSPNLLSEFVSPVELQDRLNELAEGWRPDEIAYLAGLQNQDGKATFSQEYLDFLISNPLPPVKIGHDKRGDLAVEATGKWPLVTFWETVIMSEINEIYFRNKLTREGYSLEEVYAEGDRRLDEKIKLLKSRPDIKFSDFGTRRRFSYDWHRHVIERVANELPGNFVGTSNIYLAHKLGLKPIGTFAHEMPMVYAALADKAGNNPLSGHNQALRDWQNTYGDELSIALTDTFTTDFFFADFTPEQMTSWKGLRHDSGDPIEFGNKAIEIYKNNGIDPLEKTIVFSDGLDVDEIIRIADYFRNKINVTFGWGTTLTNDLGITPNNFVMKATEADGVPTVKLSDTPGKHTGPGDKIREYSERVKAALAENALNNTLVAV from the coding sequence ATGGAGAAGGGCTCAAAAATATCACAAGGATTAGATTATTACAAAATAACTATGGGGATGAACGAGTTCTTAAAACATCCTGAAGTAGAAGTTACTTTCACATTGAAAAATCGCTCCCCTAATCTATTATCCGAATTTGTATCCCCAGTAGAATTACAGGATAGACTAAATGAGCTAGCTGAAGGATGGCGGCCTGATGAAATAGCCTACTTAGCCGGACTGCAAAACCAAGATGGCAAAGCGACATTTTCGCAAGAATACCTTGATTTCCTAATAAGTAACCCCTTGCCTCCGGTCAAGATCGGACATGATAAGCGCGGTGATCTAGCGGTTGAGGCTACGGGAAAATGGCCCCTAGTTACATTCTGGGAAACCGTTATCATGAGCGAGATAAATGAAATATATTTTCGTAACAAACTCACACGTGAAGGTTACTCTTTGGAAGAAGTGTATGCCGAAGGAGATCGCCGATTAGACGAAAAGATCAAATTATTAAAAAGCCGCCCAGATATTAAATTTTCTGATTTCGGCACAAGGCGACGTTTTAGCTATGATTGGCATAGGCATGTAATTGAACGAGTTGCAAATGAACTCCCTGGCAATTTTGTCGGAACTTCAAATATATACTTGGCGCATAAACTAGGATTAAAACCAATTGGAACTTTTGCGCACGAAATGCCGATGGTCTACGCTGCACTGGCAGATAAAGCCGGAAACAACCCACTAAGTGGTCACAATCAGGCACTAAGAGACTGGCAAAACACATACGGCGACGAGCTATCAATTGCCTTAACTGATACATTTACAACCGACTTCTTCTTTGCTGACTTTACGCCCGAACAAATGACTTCGTGGAAAGGACTACGACACGATTCTGGCGACCCAATAGAATTTGGAAATAAGGCTATTGAAATTTACAAAAATAACGGAATTGATCCTTTAGAGAAAACTATCGTCTTTAGTGACGGACTTGATGTGGATGAAATTATTCGTATAGCTGATTACTTTAGGAACAAAATAAATGTAACATTCGGCTGGGGTACAACTTTGACTAACGACCTTGGAATTACACCCAATAACTTTGTTATGAAAGCCACAGAAGCCGATGGAGTACCTACGGTCAAATTGAGCGACACCCCTGGCAAACATACAGGTCCAGGTGATAAAATTAGAGAATATAGTGAACGCGTAAAAGCAGCTTTGGCGGAAAATGCACTGAATAATACTCTAGTTGCTGTATGA
- a CDS encoding NUDIX domain-containing protein, producing MPISINRKLWYDGPNYTADSVIINTIAQKILLIKRSSGEWALPGGFINSEEDSFTAAICETKEETGTIISDDPILIYKGFVDDPRNSQTSWIETSAYLFIVNELSEVSGQDDAIDAAWLPLNNLPKLYASHDEIVTRAIDYLSCRSLIKIAEFSENYRNINGGHMQYDKIIATKNDHSVFIKQTSTKYGDIKRNRLRQYLRKEALTMSYLRCHGYSGIPSRSILRDDDTFIMETMTSNEGWLWRAKNETLDAYVKSAKEKFDELENIPLPPDTFDIESSRDSFIKEGWASLDEQKIAKLRELSLRFLDRLTSHSQNIAKKLLADLPTLLNAGGRHSDIKKLVFCHHDIRQSNMAWHPKRGTKLIDWSWSGPGEPGSDITSLLIDLHKSGHNISNYYKEINLDHCLTLMGFWLNHATWPYRGDDTLRFQQFLSALSAYEIYTTI from the coding sequence ATGCCAATATCTATAAATCGTAAATTATGGTATGACGGTCCAAATTACACCGCAGATAGTGTAATAATCAACACAATCGCACAAAAAATTCTTTTGATAAAACGATCCAGCGGTGAATGGGCACTACCTGGAGGATTCATCAATTCCGAAGAAGACTCCTTTACCGCAGCAATTTGCGAAACAAAAGAAGAAACTGGAACGATAATTAGTGACGATCCAATATTAATATACAAAGGGTTTGTTGACGATCCACGCAACAGTCAGACATCATGGATCGAAACCAGTGCGTACTTATTCATAGTCAACGAACTATCAGAGGTGTCAGGACAAGACGACGCTATCGACGCAGCCTGGCTACCGCTCAATAATTTGCCTAAATTATACGCATCACATGATGAAATAGTGACCAGGGCTATTGATTATTTGTCTTGTCGGTCGCTAATTAAGATAGCAGAGTTTTCCGAAAATTATCGCAATATTAACGGCGGTCATATGCAATACGACAAAATTATCGCCACAAAAAATGATCATTCGGTATTTATTAAGCAAACATCAACTAAATATGGCGACATAAAACGAAATAGACTGCGCCAATATTTGAGAAAAGAAGCGTTAACAATGTCCTATCTGCGATGCCATGGATATAGCGGAATCCCATCCAGGTCAATACTGCGAGACGATGACACTTTCATCATGGAGACAATGACGTCCAACGAAGGTTGGCTATGGCGAGCAAAGAACGAAACGCTAGATGCTTACGTCAAATCAGCGAAGGAAAAATTTGACGAATTGGAAAATATACCATTGCCGCCTGATACTTTTGATATAGAATCATCACGCGATAGTTTTATTAAAGAAGGGTGGGCTTCGTTAGACGAGCAGAAAATAGCTAAATTGAGAGAGTTGTCATTAAGATTCTTAGACAGATTAACGTCCCATAGCCAAAATATAGCTAAGAAATTATTGGCAGACTTACCCACCTTACTAAATGCTGGAGGTCGACATAGCGATATAAAAAAATTAGTTTTTTGTCATCATGACATTCGACAATCAAATATGGCTTGGCACCCCAAACGCGGCACTAAGTTGATAGACTGGAGTTGGTCTGGACCTGGAGAACCCGGCAGTGACATCACTAGTCTACTAATCGACCTACATAAAAGCGGTCATAATATTTCAAACTATTACAAAGAAATAAATTTAGATCATTGCCTAACCTTAATGGGTTTCTGGTTAAACCATGCAACGTGGCCATATCGCGGCGACGACACTCTTAGATTTCAACAATTTTTATCGGCGTTAAGTGCATACGAAATATATACAACTATTTAA